From one Salvelinus sp. IW2-2015 linkage group LG11, ASM291031v2, whole genome shotgun sequence genomic stretch:
- the LOC111969869 gene encoding CXXC-type zinc finger protein 1 isoform X2, with translation MEGEKAPVYCICRKPDINCFMIGCDNCNEWFHGNCINLTEKMAKAIRQWYCLRCQDDNPSLEIKYRPKKSREKEAESQREPERNFERQNSTPDYTSEKRRGSNVKRSARMCGECEPCLRTEDCATCDFCKDMKKFGGPNKIRQKCRFRQCDVRARKMLRVKDEEFNLRERRDNSYHRRRRYSDDYDSEAELYEKYKAAGYDENMXWLSNEDDGPPFSPVLRKKAVKVKHVKRRANKFDKKKESRRHKQKQKHKDKLRHNNKGDARDGGQRQCLGPSCVEAARANSKYCSEECGIKLAANRIFEILPQRIQQWQQSPCVAEEQGKKQLERIRRDQQNARIRLTDMEKRFHELEGIIAKAKQQVVQQDEEANEGENEETDLLIFCVSCSHPINPKVALRHMERCYAKYESQTSFGSMYPTKIEGATRLFCDVYNPQSKTYCKRLQVLCPEHSRDPKVPGDEVCGCPLVRNVFEVTGEYCRVSKRKCNKHYNWEKLRRAEVDLERVRVWYKLDELFEQERNMRSAMTNRAGLLALILHQTIQHDPLTTDLRCNKDR, from the exons GCTATCAGGCAGTGGTACTGCCTGCGATGCCAAG ACGACAACCCATCGTTGGAGATAAAATACCGTCCAAAGAAGAGCCGTGAAAAGgaggcagagagccagagagagccagagagaaattTTGAAAGACAGAACAGCACTCCAGATTATACATCTGAAAAGCGCCGTGGATCAAAT GTTAAGCGCTCCGCTCGTATGTGTGGGGAGTGCGAGCCCTGCTTGAGGACTGAGGACTGTGCCACATGCGACTTTTGCAAGGATATGAAGAAATTTGGTGGTCCCAACAAAATAAGACAGAAGTGTCGATTTAGGCAGTGTGATGTCCGAGCCAGG AAAATGTTGCGTGTAAAGGATGAAGAGTTTAATTTGCGTGAAAGGAGGGACAATTCCTACCACCGGCGAAGACGATATTCAGATGACTACGATAGTGAGGCAGAACTCTACGAAAAGTACAAGGCGGCAGGATACGACGAAAACATG RCATGGCTCAGTAATGAGGATGACGGCCCTCCCTTCAGCCCTGTCCTGCGAAAGAAAGCTGTTAAGGTCAAGCATGTGAAGAGACGGGCAAATAAATTTGACAAGAAA AAAGAGTCACGGCGGCACAAACAGAAGCAGAAGCACAAGGACAAACTTAGGCACAACAATAAGGGCGATGCCAGAGATGGAGGGCAGCGGCAGTGCCTCGGGCCCAGCTGTGTGGAGGCAGCACGAGCCAACTCCAAATACTGCTCAGAGGAATGTGGCATAAAGCTGGCTGCCAA CCGGATCTTTGAGATTCTCCCTCAGCGTATCCAGCAGTGGCAGCAGAGCCCCTGCGTCGCTGAGGAGCAGGGCAAGAAGCAACTGGAGCGGATCCGGAGGGATCAGCAGAACGCCCGCATACGCCTCACCGACATGGAGAAACGCTTCCACGAGCTGGAGGGCATCATTGCCAAGGCCAAGCAGCAGGTGGTACAGCAGGACGAGGAG GCGAATGAAGGGGAAAATGAAGAAACAGATCTGCTGATTTTCTGTGTGTCCTGCAGTCACCCTATCAACCCAAAAGTGGCATTGCGACACATGGAGAGATGTTATGCTAAG TATGAGAGCCAGACttcttttggttccatgtacCCAACTAAGATTGAAGG AGCAACAAGACTGTTCTGCGATGTGTACAATCCCCAGAGCAAGACCTACTGCAAGAGGCTTCAGGTCTTGTGCCCAGAGCATTCCAGGGACCCAAAG GTCCCAGGGGATGAGGTGTGCGGCTGTCCTCTGGTCCGTAATGTGTTTGAGGTGACGGGAGAATACTGCAGGGTTTCTAAGCGCAAATGTAATAAGCACTACAACTGGGAGAAGCTCAGAAGAGCCGAGGTGGACCTGGAGCGTGTCCGAGTG TGGTACAAACTAGACGAGCTCTTTGAGCAGGAGCGCAACATGAGGTCTGCTATGACCAACAGGGCAGGTCTACTTGCTCTCATTCTGCACCAAACCATTCAGCACGACCCCCTGACAACGGATCTCCGTTGCAACAAGGACAGATAG
- the LOC111969869 gene encoding CXXC-type zinc finger protein 1 isoform X3, which produces MAKAIRQWYCLRCQDDNPSLEIKYRPKKSREKEAESQREPERNFERQNSTPDYTSEKRRGSNVKRSARMCGECEPCLRTEDCATCDFCKDMKKFGGPNKIRQKCRFRQCDVRARKMLRVKDEEFNLRERRDNSYHRRRRYSDDYDSEAELYEKYKAAGYDENMXWLSNEDDGPPFSPVLRKKAVKVKHVKRRANKFDKKKESRRHKQKQKHKDKLRHNNKGDARDGGQRQCLGPSCVEAARANSKYCSEECGIKLAANRIFEILPQRIQQWQQSPCVAEEQGKKQLERIRRDQQNARIRLTDMEKRFHELEGIIAKAKQQVVQQDEEANEGENEETDLLIFCVSCSHPINPKVALRHMERCYAKYESQTSFGSMYPTKIEGATRLFCDVYNPQSKTYCKRLQVLCPEHSRDPKVPGDEVCGCPLVRNVFEVTGEYCRVSKRKCNKHYNWEKLRRAEVDLERVRVWYKLDELFEQERNMRSAMTNRAGLLALILHQTIQHDPLTTDLRCNKDR; this is translated from the exons GCTATCAGGCAGTGGTACTGCCTGCGATGCCAAG ACGACAACCCATCGTTGGAGATAAAATACCGTCCAAAGAAGAGCCGTGAAAAGgaggcagagagccagagagagccagagagaaattTTGAAAGACAGAACAGCACTCCAGATTATACATCTGAAAAGCGCCGTGGATCAAAT GTTAAGCGCTCCGCTCGTATGTGTGGGGAGTGCGAGCCCTGCTTGAGGACTGAGGACTGTGCCACATGCGACTTTTGCAAGGATATGAAGAAATTTGGTGGTCCCAACAAAATAAGACAGAAGTGTCGATTTAGGCAGTGTGATGTCCGAGCCAGG AAAATGTTGCGTGTAAAGGATGAAGAGTTTAATTTGCGTGAAAGGAGGGACAATTCCTACCACCGGCGAAGACGATATTCAGATGACTACGATAGTGAGGCAGAACTCTACGAAAAGTACAAGGCGGCAGGATACGACGAAAACATG RCATGGCTCAGTAATGAGGATGACGGCCCTCCCTTCAGCCCTGTCCTGCGAAAGAAAGCTGTTAAGGTCAAGCATGTGAAGAGACGGGCAAATAAATTTGACAAGAAA AAAGAGTCACGGCGGCACAAACAGAAGCAGAAGCACAAGGACAAACTTAGGCACAACAATAAGGGCGATGCCAGAGATGGAGGGCAGCGGCAGTGCCTCGGGCCCAGCTGTGTGGAGGCAGCACGAGCCAACTCCAAATACTGCTCAGAGGAATGTGGCATAAAGCTGGCTGCCAA CCGGATCTTTGAGATTCTCCCTCAGCGTATCCAGCAGTGGCAGCAGAGCCCCTGCGTCGCTGAGGAGCAGGGCAAGAAGCAACTGGAGCGGATCCGGAGGGATCAGCAGAACGCCCGCATACGCCTCACCGACATGGAGAAACGCTTCCACGAGCTGGAGGGCATCATTGCCAAGGCCAAGCAGCAGGTGGTACAGCAGGACGAGGAG GCGAATGAAGGGGAAAATGAAGAAACAGATCTGCTGATTTTCTGTGTGTCCTGCAGTCACCCTATCAACCCAAAAGTGGCATTGCGACACATGGAGAGATGTTATGCTAAG TATGAGAGCCAGACttcttttggttccatgtacCCAACTAAGATTGAAGG AGCAACAAGACTGTTCTGCGATGTGTACAATCCCCAGAGCAAGACCTACTGCAAGAGGCTTCAGGTCTTGTGCCCAGAGCATTCCAGGGACCCAAAG GTCCCAGGGGATGAGGTGTGCGGCTGTCCTCTGGTCCGTAATGTGTTTGAGGTGACGGGAGAATACTGCAGGGTTTCTAAGCGCAAATGTAATAAGCACTACAACTGGGAGAAGCTCAGAAGAGCCGAGGTGGACCTGGAGCGTGTCCGAGTG TGGTACAAACTAGACGAGCTCTTTGAGCAGGAGCGCAACATGAGGTCTGCTATGACCAACAGGGCAGGTCTACTTGCTCTCATTCTGCACCAAACCATTCAGCACGACCCCCTGACAACGGATCTCCGTTGCAACAAGGACAGATAG